The following proteins are co-located in the Flectobacillus major DSM 103 genome:
- a CDS encoding cytochrome c oxidase subunit I, with product MATATLHANEAHAHGHDHEHEHHEPGFIRKYVFSEDHKTIAKQYLITGIIWAFFGGALSIIFRLQLGFPDMNLDWLKPVLGEWIVEGKLEKEFYLALVTMHGTIMVFFVLTAGLSGTFSNFLIPLQIGARDMASGFLNMLSFWFFFLSSVIMFSSLFIETGPASGGWVIYPPLSALPQAMPGSGLGMTMWLTSMTFFIVSQLLGGVNYICTVINLRTRGMSFTKLPLTIWAFFLTAVLGLLSFPVLLSAALLLIFDRSFGTSFYLSEIYIGGEALPNVGGSAILYQHLFWFLGHPEVYIVLLPALGITSEVIATNARKPIFGYRAMIGSMMGITLLAFIVWAHHMFVTGMNPFLGSVFMFLTLIIAVPSAVKAFNYITTLWRGNIIFTPGMLFSIGLVSLFISGGVTGIILGNSALDINLHDTYFVVAHFHLVMGAASFFGLLAGVYHWFPKLFGRMMNKTLGYIHFWLTFVGVYCVFFPMHYIGIAGFPRRYYSFTALANNAQDSFADMNAFISIAAILTFSAQAIFAFNFFYSIFKGKKATENPWNSNTLEWTTPVNVGHGNWPGEIPAVYRWPYDYSKPGAATDFIPQNVPFSATPESNLEEENEEIAKEKEIEGLLAAQNDVYNH from the coding sequence ATGGCAACTGCGACACTACACGCAAACGAAGCTCACGCACATGGTCACGACCACGAGCACGAGCATCACGAGCCTGGTTTTATCAGAAAATATGTGTTTTCTGAAGACCACAAAACTATTGCTAAACAGTATTTGATTACTGGTATCATCTGGGCTTTCTTTGGTGGTGCTTTATCAATTATTTTCCGTTTGCAACTGGGTTTTCCTGACATGAACTTAGACTGGCTAAAGCCAGTATTGGGTGAATGGATTGTTGAAGGTAAATTAGAAAAAGAGTTTTACTTGGCTTTAGTAACAATGCACGGTACTATCATGGTATTCTTTGTATTGACGGCTGGTTTGTCGGGTACTTTCTCTAACTTCTTGATTCCGCTACAGATTGGTGCAAGAGACATGGCTTCAGGTTTCTTGAATATGCTATCATTCTGGTTTTTCTTCTTGTCTTCAGTTATTATGTTCTCGTCTTTGTTTATTGAGACAGGGCCTGCTTCTGGTGGTTGGGTTATTTATCCTCCATTAAGTGCATTACCACAAGCTATGCCTGGTTCTGGCTTAGGTATGACGATGTGGTTGACAAGTATGACATTCTTTATTGTATCACAATTGTTGGGTGGTGTAAACTACATCTGTACTGTAATCAACTTGCGTACTAGAGGTATGTCGTTTACTAAATTACCATTAACAATTTGGGCGTTTTTCTTGACTGCAGTATTGGGTTTATTATCATTCCCTGTTTTATTGTCAGCGGCCTTATTGTTGATTTTTGACCGTAGTTTCGGTACATCTTTCTACTTGTCTGAAATTTATATCGGTGGAGAAGCTCTTCCAAACGTTGGTGGTTCGGCAATTTTGTACCAACACTTGTTCTGGTTCTTGGGTCACCCTGAGGTATATATTGTATTGTTGCCTGCTTTGGGTATCACGTCTGAGGTTATTGCAACGAATGCACGTAAGCCGATCTTTGGTTATCGTGCAATGATTGGCTCAATGATGGGCATTACCTTATTGGCATTTATTGTGTGGGCTCACCACATGTTTGTAACAGGTATGAATCCATTCTTAGGTTCTGTGTTTATGTTCTTGACTTTGATTATTGCAGTTCCATCTGCGGTTAAAGCATTTAACTATATCACAACACTTTGGAGAGGTAATATCATCTTTACACCAGGTATGTTGTTCTCAATTGGCCTTGTATCATTGTTTATCTCTGGTGGTGTAACTGGTATTATTTTGGGTAACTCTGCCTTAGATATCAACTTGCACGATACATACTTTGTTGTTGCTCACTTCCACTTGGTAATGGGTGCTGCATCATTCTTTGGGTTGTTGGCTGGGGTTTATCACTGGTTCCCTAAATTGTTTGGCAGAATGATGAATAAGACTTTGGGTTATATTCACTTCTGGTTAACATTTGTTGGGGTATATTGTGTATTCTTCCCAATGCACTATATTGGTATTGCTGGTTTCCCTCGTCGTTATTATTCATTTACGGCATTGGCGAATAATGCTCAAGACTCATTTGCAGATATGAATGCTTTCATTTCAATTGCTGCAATCTTGACTTTCTCGGCACAAGCAATATTTGCTTTCAACTTCTTCTATTCAATTTTCAAAGGTAAGAAAGCTACAGAAAACCCTTGGAACTCTAATACATTGGAGTGGACTACTCCAGTAAATGTTGGACACGGCAACTGGCCTGGTGAGATTCCAGCGGTATATCGTTGGCCATACGATTATAGCAAGCCTGGTGCTGCTACAGATTTCATTCCTCAAAATGTTCCATTCTCGGCAACGCCAGAATCGAACTTAGAAGAAGAGAATGAAGAAATTGCAAAAGAAAAAGAAATCGAAGGATTGTTGGCGGCACAAAATGATGTTTACAATCACTAA